The genomic segment AGGGGTGGAGTAGTGCTGAGCAGGGGATGTTCTAAGAAGGAACCCGGGAGTTCCAGCGGGAGGAGAAAGGGCTAAAGGAGACAGGGAGGTGGGAATACCCTCTTCCCTAGAGGTCTGGAAGAGCGGGGCTCTCATCTGTGCGGGGTGTTTAGCTGTCTGATTTAAGGCAAAGGAATGTTCTGAATGACCCTCAGGGCCCTAGTAATCAGTTATCCCTATAGTTTCAAGAAAGGGGGCACAGGAGGCTGGTTATAGACCTTTGCCCTCTCCCTCCCACATCTCATCTTTCCCTTGCAGCCTGTCCAGGGGGCTGAGCCCCACCCCCAAATCCCTGGGGCATCCAGAAGATTCCTGAGTAGTCAAGAACCAGAGGAAAAAGAGACCCGGACGTCCCATCATGGGGCCCAGAACCCCCCAGCCAGCCTCACAGTTGGGAAAGTAGCCAGCTTGCCTGCCCCATCAATTGCAGGGATGCTTAAGGAAGGCCCCGCCCAGTATGAAAGCTGAGGACTGCCTCTGCTGACCCTCAgtctcctcccctgccctccacATCTGCCCTCAGCTGGGTCGATCATGCAATGCTGAGCACTGGGGTGAGCCTGGGGGCAGCCTGCCTGCTGACAGGGCGAGGATTGTGGGGATCATGGGCATGTTTGTGAGTGGGGCTCCTGGGTGAGACCTAGCCCCCACCCCCACGGAGCTcaagggggtggggggctgaggATAGGATGGCTCGGGGCGGGGCCAGGGCAGAGGAGGCCTCCCTGCACTCCAATGCATTGTCCTGGCTGGCCTGTGGGCTCCTGGCGCTGCTGGCCAATGCCTGGATCATCCTCAGCATCTCGGCCAAGCAGCAGAAGCACAAGCCACTGGAGCTGCTGCTGTGCTTCCTAGCGGGCACACACATACTCATGGCAGCTGTGCCCCTCACCACCTTTGCTGTGGTACAGTTGCGGCGTCAGGCTTCCTCCGACTATGACTGGAACGAGAGTATCTGCAAGGTCTTCGTGTCCACCTACTACACCCTGGCCCTGGCCACCTGCTTCACGGTCGCCTCGCTCTCCTACCATCGCATGTGGATGGTGCGCTGGCCAGTCAACTACCGCCTCAGCAACGCCAAGAAGCAGGCGCTGCATGCCGTCGTGGGCATCTGGATGGTCAGCTTCATCCTCTCCACACTGCCCTCCATTGGCTGGCACAACAACGGCGAGCGCTACTATGCCCGCGGCTGCCAGTTCATAGTCTCCAAGATCGGCCTCGGCTTTGGTGTTTGCTTCAGCCTCTTGCTACTTGGGGGCATTGTCATGGGGCTGGTCTGTGTGGCCATCACCTTCTACCAGACACTGTGGGCCCGGCCCAGGAGGGCTCGGCAGGCCCGGAGAGTGGGGGGCGGTGGGGGGACCAAAGCGGGTGGGCCAGGGGGCTTGGGTACCCGGCCAGCTTTTGAGGTGCCAGCCATTGTGGTGGAGGATGCCCGAGGGAAGCGGCGGTCCTCGCTGGATGGCTCGGAGTCTGCCAAGACATCCCTGCAGGTCACCAACTTGGTCAGCGCCATCGTCTTTCTCTATGACTCACTCACAGGGGTGCCCATCTTGGTGAGATCGGGGTCCTCCCCACCTGTTCTCCCCAATATCCAGGCCCCAGCATCATCACCTGACCTCCAACTTCATCAGCCATACAGCAGCTCCGTCATCTCTCCTCTAGTTCCATCATCCATCTTCCTCTCCTCTGTCCATCCCCCACTCCATTTGTGGCCCCCATCTTGATCATCTGACTTTTAGTTCCCACTACCCTGTCTACCCCAGCTCCAGCATCTGCTTCAGTTCCCACTCCTCAGCTCCATCACCGTCCTTCAGTTCCACTACCTGTCCTCCAGCTCCGTCATCCATCCTGCAGCTCCACAGTTCAGCCGCAGACCTCTCATCCAGCTGCTGGGCTCCACTCtccattccctccttccctctggaTGCCACATGGTCTCTGAGCAGTCTTGGGTGGAAACCCCACAGGGCTCACCCCACCACCCCATCTAGTCACTGTTCCTGGGTTCCTCTCTGTCTCTACGCTTCCTGGTCCAcctctgttcctctccctcctgacCGCAGGGCTTTGCCTCCAGCACTCTCCCCTACCTTCCTCTGAGTCAGTTCCTTCCCTCTGTTCACTCCATCTCCACCTCCGGCTTCACCTCTGTTGGATCACAGGGATCAGGCATTACTTCTGACGTCTTGCCCACCAGCTGCACTAGGATATGGGGTTCAGGTGGGCTCCTCAGCTCTGGCCCTGACCCAGcccactcccacccttccccagGTGGTGAGCTTTTTCTCTCTCAAGTCGGACTCGGCGCCCCCCTGGATGGTGCTGGCTGTGCTGTGGTGCTCCATGGCACAGACGCTGCTGCTGCCCTCCTTCATCTGGTCCTGCGAGCGCTACCGCGCCGACGTGCGCACAGTGTGGGAGCAATGCGTGGCCATCATGTCTGAGGAGGATGGAGATGACGGTCAGAAGAGGGGCTGGGCTTTGGCTTTCCTGGACATCTATCTATTCCCTTTCCTGCCCTTCCTTCTCAGTCAGAGGATGGGCTGCCCTGGAGTGCCCCCTACTGGACAGAACCTGCACCACCCTGGGCTCCCCTTTCCCTAAGCAGGCACCTTGCTGTCCACTTACTGCTTCCTGCAGCACTCAGGGCTCCCTTCACCGGGCCTAGGCTCCCCTCCAGAAGTCCACACTACCCAGCTCTGGCACTATGGGGAACCTGAGCTTCCTGAGAGAGGCCCCCAGCCATAGGGATGGCTCTTGGGGGAGGGCATGTAATTGTTTCAATAACTTCATCTATATGTATGAAGCACTCCACTCAGGATTTAGCACTGAACACAGCAAATGCTAGCTACTCTCACTGTCCTCTTGACACATACAGGCTAATGGGAACTAAAGGGGTCTCTGGGAGCTTATCAAGGCAGTGGTCGGGGGTGGTAGGCATTCCCTGCCTGTAACTGCTCTGCCCATTTTCTCTCCTAGATGGGGGCTGTGATGACTATGCAGAGGGCAGAGTTTGCAAAGTTCGCTTTGATGCCAATGGAGCTACAGGACCAGGGAGCCGGGACCCCGCCCAGGTGAAGCTGCTGCCTGGAAGGCACATGCTCTTCCCTCCTCTTGAGAGAGTCCACTACTTACAGGTATGGAACTGGGGGATACACCTCCTACCCTTGGTGCCCCTCATCACTTTTCTCCAGTGTCTGTTATGCACCCCAATCCCCTCTTCCCTAGCCCTGGCTTTCAGGGCACCATAAAGCTGGGTGAAAGAAAACTATAGTAAGAGAGGCATCCCTTCAGATCTCGTGGGGCCAGGTTTGCCCACCGGAGCAAACGTTTTGAAGAAGGTTAAGAAGGTGGCACCATCTTCTGGAGTCCCCACTTGGTTCCTCTGCCTCTGTCCCTGCAGCACCTTCAGGTCTTACCCGCTCCTCTTCCCAGGTCCCCCTATCCCGGCGTCTGTCCCATGATGAGACAAACATCTTCTCTACCCCTCGGGAACCAGGCTCCTTCCTGCACAAGTGGTCATCCTCTGATGACATCCGGGTCCTCCCAGCCCAAAGCCGGGCCCTCGGGGgtcctcctgagtacctgggacaaAGACACAGGTTGGAGGATGAGGCGGACGAGGAGGAGGCTGAAGGTGGTGGGGGGCTGGCCAGCCTTCGCCAATTCTTGGAGAGTGGGGTTCTGGGGTCAGGTGGGGGACCCCCACGGGGCCCTGGCTTCTTCCGGGAGGAGATCACCACCTTCATCGATGAGACACCTCTGCCTTCTCCGACTGCCTCACCAGGGCACTCTCCTCGTCGGCCCCGGCCACTGGGCCTCTCACCCCGCCGACTCTCCCTTGGGTCCCCTGAGAGCAGAGCCGTTGGACTTCCTTTGGGACTAAGTGCAGGGAGACGCTGCTCCCTGACGGGGGCCGAAGAAAGTGCAAGGGCTTGGGGAGGATCCTGGGGCCCAGGCAACCCTATCTTTCCCCAGCTGACCCTGTGAGCCCAAGCAGGCCTGCTGAACTCAGAGGAGGAAGCCTGAGTGAGTAACACCTCATTCTGGCCCTGAGAGTAGGGCAGCTGCCTCCAGACTCTGGGGAGATGGGCGCTAGATTTGGGGCTCAGAAGGCCCTGCTCTCTCCCATCCAAGTGACCAGATGCCCTACTCACCTTCCATCACCCCTAGCAATATGTATTAAAGTCTGAAATGTTGCCATGGAAACCTCAGCGTCCAGTGTACTGCGATGGAAAGGGGCTTGGAGGGTGGAGAGGCTCACAGAGGACACGACAGAGCAGGGGCAGCAGACAGAGGCATAGAAGGACACGTGGAGAAAAGATCACACGCTCCACCAGGCAGCCTCGCACAGGGAAGGCTGGGAGGAGCATATCCTGCTGGGGGCAGGGCTTGAGGACACACATGTCTTTGTTGGTTTGGGGTGTGAAGGATCTCTGTTCAGATTTGTTGAGGTGATTTTAGAGCGTGGCTCCAGTCCCAGTGCCCAACTCTCCTTCTAACCCCAAATCCATCCAGGGGCTCACTTTATGGGCAGAAAAGGGTTTGGGGCTGACGTAGTGTCCCGGGCCTGGACACCTCCTCCCTGCTGCATTTTAAAGCTCTTTCTCCAAAGGAGTGTAAGGGTGGAtgagtgtgtgtggggaggggggagggggaggagcggGGGTCCGCGTCCACAGTCCTTTTTCTGGACCCAGAAGCGTGTGTGTGGAGGGAACACTGCCCCAGCAGTTACCTCCAGACCTCAGGGGCTGAAGTCACCGCTGGTCCTCCATGGATGCCCAGGCCTGCTCCAGTTCCCGCCTTTTGCCCCCCTCCTCCCAGTTTCTCCCTCTCGTTCCACACTAGATCAGCTTTCTCCACTCGGcattcttctttctccatctttcaCATGGGCCTCTCCCACCATCGGGTCTCagccccatctctctctctcggcctccctcattccttctccctctccctccgcctctccacctctccttccttcccctccctcccccttcccccctttcctctccctccctctcggCTCCCGCATTTCCCCTCGGCGGCCGGCGGCTCCGACATCATGCTCCGGCTCCTCCGGCCGCTGCtgttactgctgctgctgcctccccCGGGGTCCCCTGAGCCCCCCGGCCTGGCCCAGCTGTCCCCGGGAGCGCCCCCGCAGGCTCCCGACTTGCTCTACGCGGACGGGCTGCGCGCCTACGCGGCCGGGGCTTGGGCGCCGGCCGTGGCGCTGCTGCGGGAGGCGCTGCGGAGCCAGGCGGCGCTGGGCCGGGTGCGGCTGGATTGCGGGGCGAGCTGCGCGGCCGAGCCGGGCGCCGCGCTCCCCGCCGTGCTTCTCGGGGCCCCGGAGCCCGACTCCGGGCCGGGACCCACGCAGGGGTCCTGGGAGCGACAGCTCCTCCGTGCAGCGCTCCGCCGCGCAGACTGCCTGACCCAGTGCGCAGCACGGAGGCTGGGCCCCGGGGGCGCGGCGCGGCTTCGCGTGGGGAGCACGCTCCGGGACGCCTTCCGCCGTCGGGAGCCCTACAACTACCTGCAGAGGGCCTATTACCAGGTGGGGAGCGGGCCGGGCAGCTCCGAGGGTCCCAGCCCTCACCACGACGCTGTCCTACTTTACGATGCCCAGTAGTAGGCGGAATGCTGTTGCCCGGACCCCGGACGGGGCTGGGGGGCGTACCGCCGGCCTCTGCTTTGGAGCTGGCTAAGCGACCGCGAGGACCTGTTGAGATCGCGGAAGAGCAGCCGAGGGGGAGTGCGAGCAGAGTGGGAATGGGGCGGGGAGGTCGTGAGGCGGGTCGGGAGCAGATCGAAGATGGAGGGACAGGGCCGCCTCTTCCTAGGAATGAAGCGGAGGCGGTGGGGGCGAAACCGGCTGTCGGACGGGAAGTGtgcgtgggtgtgtgtgtgtcgggggtgGTGGTGAGTGTGAACCTTCGCTTGGGGCAGGAGGTAGCTTCGGAAAGGAAGGAGCAGACGGAGGCAAGGTTGGAGGCCTCCGAGGCCAGACCTCTGCGGGCGGGGAGGGGACAGCACGCCGCAGCCGCCGGTACCGCAGCAGTTGCCTACGTGGCTGGGGAAGCGGGGCGCCGGTTGCACTCACCTCAGCTCAGGGTCCTAGAGACCTGCGGGTTTTGCTGGTCGCTGAGGTCTCCCCCGCTTCCCCACCTCACTTAAGCCCATCACTTCCACCTGGTCTCCCAAATTGAGGGCCTGAAGTCCTGAGGCCCAGGTCCCACCCAACTCCTACGTCTTTAGACCCCCTTTCCTTCGGTGTCAGCCTTCTGAGAGTCCCAATGTTCTGGCTTCTAGGGGGTCTGCAATTTGGGCGGTGGGCGGTTCTTATTGGCCAGTCTTCCATGAGGCTCTTGGGCACCCAGAGTGTGTGTCTGGGGTAGGGTGGGGAGGCCGACCAGGGAGCAGAGGTGTGACCTCCATCCCAGGGCTCTGATGCCCTCCTCCCTCCGCCTCCTCAGTTGAAGAAGCTGGATCTGGCAGCCGCCGCAGCACACACCTTCTTTGTAGCAAACCCTATGCACCTGCAGATGCGAGAGGACATGGCTAAGTACAGACGAATGTCGGGAGTTCAGCCCCAGAGCTTCCGGGACCTGGAGACGCCGCCACACTGGGTGAGACCCCCAGCACCACCCCTGTCTTGCCCCCAGCCTTTTCCTGGCTGGATACACAGGCCTCACTAAACTGCTGCATTGTGCTGCTTCAGCGTACGGAGATGGGGTAATGATCCTCAGCGACCCTGGTGGGGAGTCCTTCTCTAGGACTTCGTTTCCTTCCTGGATGATCGCTGAAGTCTGATGTTCCAACATTATGATTCTGAGGCCCATCCTTAATTCTTCTCCATGGTGAAGAGGGACATGGAGTCCTTGCCCCAAATGAGACCAACACCGCTCTCCTCTCTACCTCCCAGTTTGGCAACCCCCTGGATCTCAGGTGACTGCTCCCTTCCCCAACAGGCAGCCTATGACACCGGCCTGGAGCTACTGGAGCGCCAGGAGGCAGGACTGGcactgcccaggctagaggagGCCCTGCAGGGGAGCCTGGCCCAGATGGAGAGCTGCCGTGCTGACTGCCAGGGGCCTGAGGAGCAGGAGGGGGCTGAAGaagaggaggatgaggctgggagCCAGGGGGGCCTCTATGAGGCCATTGCAAGTACGGGGctgggagtgtgtgtggggggtgggtcGGTGCCCAGGGAGGGGCATGAACAAGCTGAATGGCTCATGGGTCTCCTCTGCAGGACACTGGATTCAGGTCCTGCAGTGCCGGCAACGCTGTGTAGGGGAAACAGCCACACGCCCTGGTCGCAGCTTCCCTGTCCCAGACTTCCTTCCCAGCCAGCTGAGGCGGCTACATGAGGCCCATGCTCAGGGTCAGTTTGGGAAGGGTGGAAACGCGGAGTGAAGATTTGCCTCTGCTGCTATCCTGAGCTCCATCTCTCTATCCCTCCCATCTGTCTCTGGATTTGTAGTTTCACTGTCAGGGCTCCATGGGAACCATCACTTCACAAGGACTCTAATTTGCTCTCCTTTGGCGCCTGTGACAAGCTCAGGAGATGGGCTTCCTTCTGCCTTGCTGCTTCTCaccttcctttattttcctccctCTTGCTCTTCTTTGAAATCTCCAGCTAAGGTATGTTTGCACCAGCGTTTGAAAGAACCGGCAGTTGAACTTGTCTGCCAGTGGGAGGGGGGCTCTTGGAGTTGGCCGGCTGGCCTCTGGAGACCACCTTCTCCAGCACTGCCTCTGCCCCAAGGATGAATGTGCTCTAAGTCTTTATCCCCTGACCCCTGACCTTGTCACTCCCTCTCCAGTGGGCAATCTGTCCCAGGCTATAGAAAATGTCCTGAGTGTCCTGCTCTTCTACCCGGATGATGAGGCTGCCAAGAGGGCTCTGAACCAGTACCAGACCCAGCTGGGAGAGCCGAGACCTGGCCTCGGACCCAGAGAGGTAACCCCCTCTCCACACGTACCTGGGAGGTAGCCCCAAATCAAACAAATAGACCTGAGAAGTAACCTGGACCCCCACCCCCTGCTGACCTCTTAGCCAGGCATTCTAGTCACCCAGAGGACTCCAAGTCCAGCATCCGACTTCCATCTCCACTCCCTGCTCCCCACGGCAGCCTGGAGTTCCGATTCCAGCCCTCAGTCCCATCTCTCTTGCCTTTACCTCACTCCTGCCTGCCACCAACCCCCGagctcatgcacacacacccccacacactcacacacactcccacccCCTACACCCTTTCCAGTTTGAGCCCAGACGCTCTGAAGCTGCTGAGGGGGAACGTTGAACGGAGGAACCGGGGGCATGGTGCCAGGTTCAGGGAGCATGGAGCACCCAGGCAGTGCCCTAGAGCCTGGGTTTCCCTGCCCTCCTTCAGCCCCGCTTCACTGCTCATCATCTCACCCTCAGGACATCCAACGCTTCATCCTCCGATCCCTGGGGGAGAAGAGGCAGCTCTACTATGCCATGGAGCACCTGGGGACCAGCTTCAAGGATCCTGTGAGTCATTCTGCTTCTGTCCCATCCCACCCCTCCGCACTCCCAGGAGGGATGGCACTTTGGTTTGCAACAGAGTTTTCCACTTTTCCACCATGAGGCTTGGAGAAGAGTCTGCCATCCCAGTTTTACGGGGACAGAGACAGTGTGCCTGTCCTTAGGGCAGCTTTGGGGTCACACAGGCCTAAGTGTCAGTCCTCCTCTGCCCCAAACATCTCTGAACTTCAACTTGCCTCTGCCTCAACTTCCTTACCTGTAAGTTGGAATAATCACATCTATTTCACAGGGTTGTCACAGGGTTGTTGAAACCACATCATTTGATAACAACATAGAAAGCTCTGTTActgctgcttttatttctcttcttgtaGTTATGAGAGGAAACTGCGGGGCAGAGGTTATCTGTGGCTAGGACTAGGGCATAAAGCAGGCGTTCTCAGTCTTCCTGGCACTACTGATATTTTGGATCTGACATTTTGGATAATGCTTTGttggggcagagggcagggcctGTCCTATGCCTTGGAGGGTATTCAACAGCTTCCCTGGTCTCTACCCAGTAGAGATCAATAGCACATTGACAGCCCCTGAGTCATGACAATCAATGATGTTTCCAGACTTTGCTTAATTGACCCCTGGGGGGCAGAAGTATCctgcttgagaaccactggttaaAAGTGAGAACTCtgaagctaattttttaattttaattttaatttttggagacagaatctcgctctgtcacccaggctggagggcaatggtgcgatcttggctcactgcaacctccacctcccaggttcaagtgattcttctgcctcagcctcccgagtagctgggattacaggtgcccaccaccttccctggctaatttttgtatttttagtagagacggggtttcaccatgtcggccaggctagtcttgaattcctgacttcaggtgatccacctgcctcggccccccaaagtattgggattacaggcgtgagccactgcacctggcctgaggcTAGTTTAAAACCTGActctgctttgggaggctgaagtgggccttggtcaggaattcaagatcagcctggccaacatagtgaaactctgtctctactgaaaatacaaaaaattagccaggcgtggtggcgggtgcctatgatcccagcttcttgggagactgaggcaagagaatcacttgaacccgggaggcagaggttgcagtgagccgagatcgcaccatagcactccagcctgggcgacagtgtgagactctgtctcaaaaaaaaaaaaaaaaaaccaccaaacaaAAAAGTAACTCTGTCacttctagctgtgtgatcttgagcatgTTACTTTACTTCTCCATATTTCAGGGCTCTCAATGACAAAATGAGCACTTTAATATTGTCTGTTTCATGAGACTATTGTGAACTTTAAAGGAGAAATTCAATTTCCATGAATGAAGCTCTTAGAATAGCCCCCAGCCGATAGATAGTAAGTGCTATAGGAGTTATAGTTGTACTTGTTACAGAGTTTGGTCCACTGCCCAGGGCGCCTGACATTGATTCTCAGGCTCTTCCTACCTCCGTCTCCCTCTCTGGAAACAGGAGGACCTTAACGAGATATTTCAGCTCTAATGTCAGGGATCCCAGGGTCTGATCTTGGTGGATGATGATGCTTTTCTGGACTGTCACAGGACCCCTGGACCCCTGCAGCTCTCATCCCTGAGGCACTTAGAGAAAAGCTCAGGTAGGAGATGCCCTGTGGTGGGAGGCACTCGGCCTGAGCTGGGAGGCTGGGTCTGGACTGTCCTGTGCACCCACTGAGCACATCTCTCACCCCTGAGAGAGGATCAAGAGAAGAGGCCTTGGGACCATGAGCCCCCGAAGCCAAAGCCCTTGACCTACTGGAAGGGTGAGTTcctgggagggaggagacagGAGCCTGGAGGGTCTGGGGGCTGCCAGCTACTGCTCTGCCTGCCCTTAGGGGTTGCTCAGCCACCTCTGCTCTGTCTTTTCCCTGGCAGATGTCCTTCTCCTGGAGGGTGTGACCTTGACCCAGGATTCCAGGCAGCTGAATGGGTCGGAGCGAGCGGTGTTGGATGGGCTGCTCACCCCAGCCGAGTGTGGGGTGCTGCTGCAGCTGGCTAAGGTAGGAAGACCTGCAAGTTCATCAGCTCGTTCAAGACCCTTGGGTACAGCTGCCTGTTCCCTTGCTCTTGGCCTGCCCCCCTCGTTCTGCCTGTCCTGATTATCCAACCGGGACTGTGCTTACCACTGCCTCTCAGCTGCGGATAAGTTCCTTCGTGTCTTAATTTAGCTGACACAGGTGGATGTTCTTTACAAATTTTACGAATTTTGCTAGAAATTGATaggaagaacaaaacaaaaaccacaaaggcataaaaatggatgagtgtGCAGGTAAGGATTGCTTGGTTAGCCAAGAGTTTAGTTACTGGCTTGACTGATGGCTCAGCAGACACGCAggcctttctttccctccttctagTTTGGGCTGAATGACTCATACTCACCAGGTTGAGGCTACCATTTATGAAGCTTCAACCCTTATCTCAGGTTAGTGCTCATTCAGTAACATACTCATTGAGTAGCTGCTGTACCCCAGAAACTGCTAGGTTCTAGGGAGAGGAAGATGATTATAGACTCCGCcctttgggagctccagtgtagAGGTGGAAACAGACAAGGAAATACATAATATAAGCAGGTGGTAAGTTTGGTAAAAGAAGTATGTacttgggctgggtgcggtggctcatgcctgtaatcccagcactttgggaggctgaggcgggtggatcacctgaggccgggagttcgagaccagcctgaccaatacgagaaaccccatctctactaaaaatacaaaaaaattagccaggcatagtggcacatgcctgtaatcccagctacttgggaggctgaggcaggagaagcgcttgaacctgagaggtggaggttgtggtgagctgttattgtgccattgcactccagcctgggcagcaagagcgaaactctgtctcaaaagaaaaaaaaaaaatgggccgggcgcggtggctcaagcctgtaatcccagcactttgggaggccgagacgggcggatcacgaggtcaggagatcgagaccatcctggctaacacggtgaaaccccgtctctactaaaaatacaaaaaactagccgggcgaggtggcgggcgcctgtagtcccagctactcaggaggctgaggcaggagaatggcgcaaacccgggaggcggagcttgcagtgagctgagatccggccactgcactccagcccgggctacagagcaagactccgtctcaaaaaaaaaaaaaaaaaaaaaaaaaaaaaaaaaaaaaaaaaaaaaaaaaaatgtactcatCCAGATAGAAGTGCTGAAATGCGCAGTTACAGAAGGCTTGCTGGAGAGGTGGTGTTTGAGCTCAGTCTTAAGGATAAGTTAACCAGGTGATGGGGGCGTGGAATCAGTCTAAGAGGGACAAGAGCAAGGTGCATTCTGGGAACTGCAGTCAAGCACAGGGGTGAGAGCAGGGCCAGCTCCAATAGTCATtacctgtgtgatcttgggcaatttattttaatatctctgaacctagtttgctcatctataaaatggggataataatagtgttTTTGTCatagtgttgtgaggattaaatgagttagcaCATGGTAAAGCTCTTAGAACATAGAATCatcactggctgggtgtggtggctcatgcctgtaatcccagcactttgggaggtcaaggcaggtggatcacttgaggtcagaagttcaagaccaacttggccagcatggtgaaacccggtctctactaaaaatacaaaaaaaattagtgggcatggtggcaggtgcctataatcccaactactggggaggctgaggcaggagaatcacttgaacccaggaggcagaggttgcagtgagccgagatcccgccattgcactccagcctggtcaacaagagcaaaactccatctcgaaaaataaattaaaaaaaaaaattaattaattaagaacatagaatcaggccgggcgcggtggctcaagcctgtaatcccagcactttgggaggctgaggcgggcggatcacaaggtcaggagatcgagaccacagtgaaaccccgtctctactaaaaatacaaaaaattagccgggcgcggtggcgggcgcctgtagttccagctactcaggaggctgaggcaggagaatggcgggaacccgggaggcggagcttgcagtgagccgagatcgcgccactgcactccagcctgggcaacagcgtgagactccgtctcaaaaaaaaaaaaaaaaaaaaaaaaaaaa from the Macaca thibetana thibetana isolate TM-01 chromosome 11, ASM2454274v1, whole genome shotgun sequence genome contains:
- the P3H3 gene encoding prolyl 3-hydroxylase 3 isoform X1, which produces MLRLLRPLLLLLLLPPPGSPEPPGLAQLSPGAPPQAPDLLYADGLRAYAAGAWAPAVALLREALRSQAALGRVRLDCGASCAAEPGAALPAVLLGAPEPDSGPGPTQGSWERQLLRAALRRADCLTQCAARRLGPGGAARLRVGSTLRDAFRRREPYNYLQRAYYQLKKLDLAAAAAHTFFVANPMHLQMREDMAKYRRMSGVQPQSFRDLETPPHWAAYDTGLELLERQEAGLALPRLEEALQGSLAQMESCRADCQGPEEQEGAEEEEDEAGSQGGLYEAIARHWIQVLQCRQRCVGETATRPGRSFPVPDFLPSQLRRLHEAHAQVGNLSQAIENVLSVLLFYPDDEAAKRALNQYQTQLGEPRPGLGPREDIQRFILRSLGEKRQLYYAMEHLGTSFKDPDPWTPAALIPEALREKLREDQEKRPWDHEPPKPKPLTYWKDVLLLEGVTLTQDSRQLNGSERAVLDGLLTPAECGVLLQLAKDAAGAGARSGYRGRRSPHTPHERFEGLTVLKAAQLARAGTVGSQGAKLLLEVSERVRTLTQAYFSPERPLHLSFTHLVCRSAIEGEQEQRMDLSHPVHADNCVLDPDTGECWREPPAYTYRDYSGLLYLNDDFQGGDLFFTEPNALTVTARVRPRCGRLVAFSSGGENPHGVWAVTRGRRCALALWHTWAPEHREQEWIEAQELLQESEEEEEEEEEMPSKDPSPEPPSRRHQRVQDKAGKAPRVREEL
- the P3H3 gene encoding prolyl 3-hydroxylase 3 isoform X2 encodes the protein MLRLLRPLLLLLLLPPPGSPEPPGLAQLSPGAPPQAPDLLYADGLRAYAAGAWAPAVALLREALRSQAALGRVRLDCGASCAAEPGAALPAVLLGAPEPDSGPGPTQGSWERQLLRAALRRADCLTQCAARRLGPGGAARLRVGSTLRDAFRRREPYNYLQRAYYQLKKLDLAAAAAHTFFVANPMHLQMREDMAKYRRMSGVQPQSFRDLETPPHWAAYDTGLELLERQEAGLALPRLEEALQGSLAQMESCRADCQGPEEQEGAEEEEDEAGSQGGLYEAIARHWIQVLQCRQRCVGETATRPGRSFPVPDFLPSQLRRLHEAHAQVGNLSQAIENVLSVLLFYPDDEAAKRALNQYQTQLGEPRPGLGPREDIQRFILRSLGEKRQLYYAMEHLGTSFKDPDPWTPAALIPEALREKLREDQEKRPWDHEPPKPKPLTYWKDVLLLEGVTLTQDSRQLNGSERAVLDGLLTPAECGVLLQLAKDAAGAGARSGYRGRRSPHTPHERFEGLTVLKAAQLARAGTVGSQGAKLLLEVSERVRTLTQAYFSPERPLHLSFTHLVCRSAIEGEQEQRMDLSHPVHADNCVLDPDTGECWREPPAYTYRDYSGLLYLNDDFQGGDLFFTEPNALTVTGVRAKFSERAGPWS